The sequence AGAACatgcatgattttttttaatagtagttagtttgagagattttggatcagaatttttaaattttgaattggaTAGGTATTGccattaaaaattttgaaaattttcgaAATTGGATATCTTTGGACTCAGGACGGAATTTTTTGGTGCGGATTGGAATTTCCAGTCCAACTTACACCCTAGACACACCAAACCAATAACACGAGTCATGCATTTTAAATTTCTTAGATTTATAGCATAATTGATTTGAGACATCATCACCTTATCGTTTCCCTTCATATAAATCATTCTTTCACGTGGTGAAGAAAAAGTAAACTCTGATATAATCTGTGATTAGTGGCTGACAAGGTGAGAAGCTGTATCTGGGAGTTAGACTATATGGTCCGCAGACTCCACACCATGCACATTGAAACAAGCAATTAAAGGAGAAAAAAGGAATCTAAGGCCCCAGCTTATCCTGCTAAacaccaaaaccctaaaaagcaAAACCCTAAAAGCCCATTTTGTTGCTGAACTCGCTTTGTCCCATTACATTCCATAACACCGACTCTTCAACTGGGTGTACTGATTTGCTGGGTTTTCGTAAACTCAGGAGCCCAGAGAATGCCTGTCTCTCTGTCAATGCAGTGTATACTTTTTGTGGGGTGTATATAGAGTAACTGTCCTCTCCGCTGGCGGctagggggagagagagagggtaagTATATTATATTTCCACAGTTTTTTATAAGAGCGATGTGCAGGATGGAAGATATAAACTCGAAACCTCGGGTGCAATTTAGGAAGAATATTGCTATCAGTCAACCGATCGAGCTTACAGTATATTGGGAAAATCAGAAAAAAGGAGATTTTCTCTGATTTGATATATCACAACTCACACAGTTTTTTATACAAGCGATACTacaggaaaaaaaattcaaactcgaAACCTCGAGTGCAATAACGAAGAAAATTGCTCTCAATCAACCAATCTAGCTTTACAGTATGTTGGGAAAATCAGAAAAAAGGAGATTTGCTTTGCTGTGATATATCTCACAACTCACACGTTTAGATGAACAAAAGAGAGTTTGAATTTGTCGCTTTGCTAGTGAAATAGACCAAAGAGGAAGTTCTTTTTAATGGCATCTTGTTGATCTGGGAGTGAcaggtccctttttttttggcAGCTGCCTATTTCCCaacttttcagattttttttacaCTGTATTGAAATTCTTATGTGTAACCGGAGATATATACGTCAGTTATGTCTCACTAACTCTAACTATAAAGAGGGAGAGAGTTTTATACTCGTGCCTATAAATATATCATCATACAATTATATTATCAATTACATCTAAGTTTTCGAGCCTCAAGAgtcttatattattatttttttggaaacttaCGTATTAGAAATTTTACCTTTTCTTTAGAAAAATTTCGTTTATTTTGCCCTTGGTTTGGTCCTTTCTAATCATATGTCAAAGTCAGGAAGAATGAAGATTGGTTGTCAACAGGGCTTTTGAAAGATAGCTCACAGGACATCCTGCTGGATTCAAATATTCCGTTTCAGACTCCATGCATTGCACacagtgtatttttctttctatatccaaaaaggtaaagaaaaaaaaatatatcatctCATCTGTGTGAACCTTTTTTTGTTGGTACAAAGAAGGCCTACAACCACAAAATACAGAAACAACTAAACAAATATGGGTCTAGCAATCCCCTATAAATCTTACTGAATTAAACAGCCAACACATGGGGAGGAGCCTAAAAAATATGACGACTATACTTCAAAAAAGGACCAATTTCTGCTAATCTATCCGCAACATAGTTATGTGAACTTTCTCAATCACATTAGAAATTAAGTATGATACgaaaataatgaattaattATCTTGGAAGTACAATAgctatgttttgatgatttaaTTTATATCTAATCTAATTTAAACTAAAAAGAGTACCATTTTTTTGAGAAACATAAGTTGTAACTCCATTAATGTTTAGAAAGAGTTACAAGGGTCGGAGTTGAAATGGCCTCTGAAAAAACCTTTATCGGAGAAAACCAAGTGGGAAAAACCCTAGATGAGTAAAAAGAGCGCACCTCACATTACATATCATCGTAGAGCACACCGGAGGTTCTTCAAACTAACAGTGCTCCACACCATTATGTAAATAAAGTCGAGCCATACAGTGAGCTACACCATATGTTGGATGGCGAACTTGAACTGCTTGAAGGACCAGCTAGAGCCTGCACATGCACGGCTTGAATCGTCGAATTGATGTTCGATCACCTGTTGTGAAGCGGGTTTGCACCATACGGTGTGATTCTCTTCTGTTCTTCGTCAGGGACATGATTAGGAGCAGCTGGTCGTCGGAAGCCATGGTTGCTAAATCTTCTGTTTTTGAGGAACTTGTAGTTTCTGCCATTATTCCCAGAAGTAGTGTTGTTGTAGTAGTAGTTGTGGTTGAAGTTCCATACTTTGAAGGAAACCTTTCCTTCTGGTGAGCTTGTCGACCTTACAGAATACTCCTTCACATTGGTTCTAAAATATTGCAGCAAAGTTCCTTCCAGTAGCATAAACGCAATTAGAATTGCAATTTTTGATTTATTGTACCtcataactctctctctctgtctctctctctctctctacacacgcatataaaaacatgttcaaGTGTATTTATAGGTGGGGCTCAAAGATTGTCAAGTCACAAAAATAGAACAAATTAGCTAGTATCATGACATACTATAAACATGTATTCAGAACGAACACTTGAAGATATCATTATCATCATCGTACATCGAGTGACACATTTGACATTATATTGGTCTACTACAGCATCATACAGGTCATTTGTTAATGTTCAAACTCATGCGTGGTAATACTATTATGAAACCCTTAACAAAGATTTAGATAATTTAACCCTTTCATACTTAATATAAGTTGAACTTATTAGGTTTGGATGCATCACATATGTGGTACCAATGATTTAACTCCAACACGCCGTTGTTGCTTTGTGAGTCTCACAAACATGAATGACCGTAATTATTTTCATGCACTTATGTGTAATTGGTATTAgcaattttttttgtgttcAATTATATTAAAGGGAATTGAACTCTGAACATATTATAATCCTAATTTTATTATCCCATCTCTCACGTACCACTGAACGAACAAAAGAGCTTGAACGATTCTAAACACTTCCTTACTAACAATACCATAGTACTATTTTGCATGTATCGGGGTTCAAAATTTCTCCATctcttaaattattgtaatagtttcaaaaACCTCCCTTCCTTTTaataacaataaattaaaaataataccGGAATTCTATTTGAAATTATTCAAAATCAACCtcttcttaaaaaataaatatataaaaagacaAAACCTGAAAAATTATAGGTAAATATAGGTTGGACCTTGTAAGTAAGTCATCGGGTTGGTCTGTGTGGGCCTAGTGACTGTCAAGCCCAAGGCTTACAGAGAGGCCTTTTAGCCCAGTAAAGTTGGCCTGGACTCCGGACTCTGGACTACTTTTAGGTTTGGCACCACCACTCCATATGCTCATTCAATCTTCTAAGGTGGCAGTTCGTGTACAATTTTAGTACGCAACACGATTAATGTCAATTCAAACACGGCAGGAACATCAGTTaggtcaaaatttaaaaaacgaAATGATTATTAAACAAGTTATACAATAACGACCGGTTTTAAGGTTGATAAATACAAAATCATTCAAAAACTACAAATTTTACACAGTTTGAATGACTTACCTCGTGTTGTACGTTATATACGAGTCATATACAAATTAACATGATACATATAGTTATGTAAATGTGATAAAACGTGTCTATTTTGGATTATATGTGTTCACAGGAAAAATGATTTGTTTGATAGGGGTTGGTAGAGATCTAGTCAACCTGAATGTTTTTTTTGCACGTCTATTGTAGTACTACTTTCGCAGCTCTTCTACTTCCTAGCACTGGTGTTGCCATAACCCCCGGCGTCATTCCATGACCAACTcgaattaattcaattatactTCACTCAAAGAGTGGAGGATTTGAATTAAGCGACATAATGAATTTGCTAATAATTGATGTCGAACTCATTATCTATGTAGGTtgaaatttaaaacatttcccgTACAAAGAGAGAAATACCATTAAACTAATAGCCAACTCAAGGGTTTTTTCGTCTTTTTGGTGTAAGTCAGGCGGCCACTTCTCTCATGGTAGCTTGATGATCCTACGGTTCTAATTCATCCAACGCGTCCAATATCTTCCGTCCGATGAGAATACTCAAAAGACCCCAAACCCCCTGCCGGCCGAAAAATGGTAACAAAAAATTTCGCGCACTGAAAGCCCGTCACACGAAAATTGAATGCGGAGAGCGCGGCCGCAATTGAGCGCCATGTCGCGCGCTGCAATGATGTCGTTGTCGTCGTCAGCTTCGTCGTCTGCGGCCATGAGAAACCCTAGATTGTCCTTCTCTTCGTCCCCGAGGCTCTTTAACGGAGTGCCTCTCGGGAACCGCGTCTCGTTCTCCGCTGGCTTCCGCAGCACGTCGCTGCGGTGCTACGCTTCTTCCGCTGGCTTCGATAAAGTTCGGGTTCAGAATCCGATTGTCGAAATGGACGGTCAGTTCCCTAAACGATGCTCTGTTTGGTTAGTGAGAAAGCACTGAGAAAATGAACAGAATTAAAATCACAAGATAATGGAAACTTGTGTAaaaatcctttttatttttatttttttgagccagtaaaaatcctctatgttgtttcatgttttcATGAATTTTAGCAGCAACCAAACGGATCATAACTTGTAGGAGTAGGATGATGCTTGTTCTTGAGCTTAATTGTTGATGTTGTGATTGTGTACTGTATTAATTATGGTATTATTTTGTCAATTAGGTGATGAAATGGCGAGGATCATATGGACAACGATTAAAGACAAAGTGTGAAGATTCATTTCGATGTGAATTTCAGTTTACTGATGCTTTTGTTAtagaatttgatttgatttaatCCGAGTTTTTTGTTCGTATGCTACTGCAGCTTATTTTTCCCTATCTGGACTTGGATATAAAGTATTATGATTTAGGGATTTTGAACCGTGATGCGACCGATGACAGAGTTACAGTAGAGAGTGCTGAAGCCACTCTTAAGTCAGTAGTTTGATTCAGAATTTGTTTAGTGTGTTTGTATTTCTTACGTTTGGATTGCTAGGATTTGCTTCTTctgtttgtttgattttagCCTTTTATGTCACTGCAGGTACAATGTTGCTGTGAAATGTGCTACAATAACCCCTGGttagttgtttttgcttttgtatAATGCTGTTTTTATGTATTACCATGAGGACGTTGAACCCTTTACGACAGACATTCTGGCTGCTCCGATACTTTTCTTAGCAGTAAGATGATCTATCTGCTCTGCCAGGTAGTTTAAATGTTGTCTTATCTAATTTCAATTTCTCATATACCTTGCAGATGAGACCAGAGTGAAGGAGTTTGGGTTGAAATCAATGTGGAGGAGTCCAAACGGCACAATTAGAAACATTCTAGACGGTTTGTATCTAAGACGTTGTCTCCTTttaatacaaaagaaaatttaataCTCGTGGTTTTGTTACACATTTTCGTTAATAAGTTACAACTTAAGTTAGCATCTGAAAGATTAACGCACTGTTTGAACAATTTCTACTTGAAACGTAATGCTTTATTTTTACAGGTACTGTTTTCCGTGAACCTATCCTATGTAAAAACATCCCTAGAATAGTTCCTGGTAATGGCTCAAACTCATTTCTAATCTTGAATGTAAGTAAAATGTTGTGGGAAGTGCTCAATATGTGTCCAATTTACAGGTTGGAAGAAACCCATCTGTATTGGTAGGCATGCCTTTGGTGATCAGTATCGAGCCACTGATACAGTTATCAAAGGGCCAGGAAAACTTAAAATGGTGTTTGGTAAGTAAATCTCAACATTCTAGATCATACGATTGTGCTGGTGAAGTAATTTCCCTTGAATATCGTTTTCTGCTTAACATCTATCTGTTTGTAATGCTCAGTCCCGGAAGGAGGAGATGCCCCCGTTGAACTTGATGTTTACAATTTCAAAGGGCCTGGTGTGGCCCTTTCTATGTATAATGTTGATGAGGTTTGTGTTACCACAATGGGCATCACATACCTTTTTGTGCATTTAGGCAAATGTGCTTTATCAGCAAACTCTGCTAACAAAACCTTGTTTTCTTTGGTAGTCTATTCGAGCTTTTGCTGACTCGTCAATGTCGTTGGCTCTTTCCAAGAAGTTGCCACTATACTTGAGCACCAAAAACACTATTCTTAAGAAATACGATGGCAggtaaatttacctttgttggaAGAATTAGTCAACATTCAACTATCAATTCTGTATCATTTATTTCTTAtaaagaaattataaaaaatgttGAGTTCCTGGACTGCCACAGGTTTAAGGACATTTTTGAGGAGGTTTATGACGAGAAGTGGAAGCAGAAGTTTGAAGAAAATTCTATATGGTTTGTATTGTTTATCATAAACACTGATTCATCCAATGTTGTGTCGCATATTTTGAAATTGCTAATTGAAGATTCTTTTGGCATTTAGGTATGAACATCGGCTAATAGATGACATGGTGGCTTATGCACTCAAAAGTGAGGGTGGATATGTTTGGGCTTGCAAAAATTATGATGGAGATGTCATGAGTGATTTGCTTGCTCAAGGTGCTGTTgaattgctctctctctctctctctttctctctctctctttctctctctctctctctctctctctctctctatttatctctcccttttttttttctggagtaaaatagtttgtttttgtttttacagGATTTGGCTCTTTGGGCCTCATGAGTTCTGTGTTGGTACGTATCACCATTAACTTTCCTCATTTTTATGCTACAAAAGCTAACCACAGTGTATGCAGTTGTCTTCAGATGGCAAGACAATAGAAGCTGAAGCAGCTCATGGGACAGTAACTCGTCATTTTCGGTTACATCAGAAAGGACAAGAAACAAGTACAAATAGTATTGCTTCAATATTTGCATGGACACGAGGCCTAGAACACAGGTACTGTTTGCAAGCCAAACTTCCAAACTTCACTGTATCTTAGTATACTATGGTTACATTTCGGATTAATGAAATGTGACAACGTGCTTTCCAGGGCAAAATTAGATAAAAATGATAGGTTGCTGGATTTTGTTCGCAAGTTGGAGGCTGCATGCATTGAGACAGTGGAGGGTGGGAAAATGACCAAGGATCTCGCCCTCTTGATCCATGGCCCCAagtaagtagattcttggctcTGTTTAACGAGGTTACTTACATTCGGTTGGATTGTGCAATAAAAAGGGAAGATGAATTGCCACTGTCCAAAAGCGATGgaataaattagattttttCCCTTAGTTTGCTGTTTAGGACTCTGCTTTATCTGTCATCTGTTCATGGTGACTACATTAGCCCAACGGGATTGTTATTGGGGGGGACTAAACTAAGATGCTTGCGTTGCCTGCAGGGTATCGAGGGAGTACTACTTGAACACCGAAGAATTCATTGACGCTGTTGCCAAGAATGTTGAGGAAAAGCTTCTGGAACCTGCAGCGGTTTAACTAGGTTGATGTGAATCTACAAGATGAGCATGTAAGATAATTGCTTCGGTGAGAATTTGTGCAGTTTTGTGGTTATGACCGTGcggttcatggaaatttttttcgTTATAATCAAACATTGAAATAGAGATTTAAAATTTCTGCATGGAGTAGATACACAGAGGTATATAGTAGAATTATAAATCTTTCAAATACTTTGTATGCCTGGTGATCATCAGTAGCAATAAGAGAACCTGTTCAAGAATTCTTAGTTCGTTCAATATTTCCGACCTCCGGAAGGGTTGGATAACCGTGGTCTGCCACCAGTTGTCTtccttttgtaaaaaaaaataaataaataaactaagtTGAATATATGTCATCTTAATTTTtgcagtttatttattttttcaggcAAGTTGTTCGTAAATTTGTATGTGTGATGCATCTAGTTGACTTTAGTTTTGGTCAAATATTTTTAGGGAttgttttgcaatttttttagtTGCTGGACTTGATGACAAAAAATCATGGTGTACCTACCTTGTGAACATTCAACTCTCATTTTTTTAGTTTAGGTTCGTATCGTTTGCCGTATTTGTGGCGGATCTTAAATTGTGTGCTTGTGTAATTAATTTCATACTCGTTTGTGTAAATTATCCTCAAATCATTGAATTAATTACTGAAAAATGTACCCATGAGACAACCTTGTATATGTTCTTGTTTGTTAATGAAATCACCATCGCTTCttgtaaaaaaaagaagaaaaaacactCTCATTTGGATCTAACAAGAATGTTGTCAGGTTGTGCACGTGAAAAACTTATCTATATCGAAATATCAATCTGACAGTATCCCGATTGCATGAAAGTTCTTTTCATTGCCGACAAACATCTGGAGGGAAATAGCTAGATAAGGATTGATTTTGTGCGACACTACGCAATCCCATGAACATGATGGTTCGGCACGTAAACGGAAATTGACGGATGCCAAGACGTCGGTAGAGTGATTTAAGGTAAAACTTGATGATCTTGGGCAGCAATCAACCTCAGTCGTTAGAAACGAATCTTGTGGCTCACACAGAAACAAAGAAGActgatgaaaaatgtttgaaaactttgagttttaatcaaaaggaTAAAAAGATGTTGGAAGTGAATAGTAAGAGGAGTAATTTTTTAGAGACAAATatcatttttcgttaaagtgaacagtaccgaaaatgttccgttaaaacactaaaaaaaatACAGCCCATCACGGCTCACAAGGGACCCGgtttctctgccctcccacttcccatacactctcatccctcttattttgtgcggtcacggttaaaccacgtcaacattttatattgatttttttttatagagataataagacaaaaaacaatagtgatataaaatgttgacgtgacttaaccgtgacggcacaaatagaaggggatgagagtgtatgggaaTTAGGAGAGCAGAAGTCAGGTCCGCCCGCAAgaactaataaaaaaatggaaaaatttGAAATAGGTCTAATTTTATAGGCCTACTTTTGAAATAGGTCTAATTTTTAGTGATTTTTAACTTTTGAAATATGTCCAATTTTTAGTTATTTGGATGTATATAAAAAGATCCCTAGAAAAATAGAAGACAGACGTGGCACCTCCCAAAAGCACATACCTTTTTTGCCCCCTTCTTTTGGTCAAACTCCCAACTACATATACTTGATACTTGCACATACGCTGTCAGCAAtttttcagagagagagagagagccgagaGAAGAAAATTGTGAGGAAATTCAGAATTTTAGGGTTTGCGAGTTGTGAATTGAGAGAGCGTTATGGCATTGACGAAGGCGAAGGAGCTCGTGTCGACCAATTCGGTCGTCGTCTTCAGGTTCTTGATTTTTCTCGTCGGAAATTAATCAcgattattgattaattaatctCGTATTTAAGAAATGctaattgtgtgtgtgtatgtatatggaTCTGTAATTGCAGCAAGACGCATTGCCCGTTCTGCGTGAACGTGAAGCAGCTCTTGACTCAATTGGGAGCATCCTACAAGGCAATTGAGTTGGACTCTGAAAGTCAGTTTCACTTCCCCTCTCACTATTTTATCTGTATTTACGTATTGTTTGTATCCAATccatgtgtatgtatgtatgtatgtatgtatgtatgcacatGAAAAGAATCAATATAAAAGAAAGAATCGGAATTGATCGATATATTtcttgaaacaaacaaaaaggaaatgaaAGACGAAACATAAATCGTGAATCAACTAAGCCCTCTCCGGGACTTGTTTAAGATTTGTTTAAGAATACGAAAGAGGAATATCATTTAAATACCATGGAATAATGTTTGATCCTATTCATAGGGATTGCGTAAAATTCCATTCCAAAAAGAGAAAGTTGGAAAGAATTGGGTATCTTTCGATAGTTGATTACGGTGTGAATTTACTTTTGTTTGCTAATTACATACGATAACCGGTCAAAACTTGAAACTCGcaacggattt is a genomic window of Malus domestica chromosome 09, GDT2T_hap1 containing:
- the LOC103442231 gene encoding isocitrate dehydrogenase [NADP], translated to MRRARPQLSAMSRAAMMSLSSSASSSAAMRNPRLSFSSSPRLFNGVPLGNRVSFSAGFRSTSLRCYASSAGFDKVRVQNPIVEMDGDEMARIIWTTIKDKLIFPYLDLDIKYYDLGILNRDATDDRVTVESAEATLKYNVAVKCATITPDETRVKEFGLKSMWRSPNGTIRNILDGTVFREPILCKNIPRIVPGWKKPICIGRHAFGDQYRATDTVIKGPGKLKMVFVPEGGDAPVELDVYNFKGPGVALSMYNVDESIRAFADSSMSLALSKKLPLYLSTKNTILKKYDGRFKDIFEEVYDEKWKQKFEENSIWYEHRLIDDMVAYALKSEGGYVWACKNYDGDVMSDLLAQGFGSLGLMSSVLLSSDGKTIEAEAAHGTVTRHFRLHQKGQETSTNSIASIFAWTRGLEHRAKLDKNDRLLDFVRKLEAACIETVEGGKMTKDLALLIHGPKVSREYYLNTEEFIDAVAKNVEEKLLEPAAV